From a region of the Apium graveolens cultivar Ventura unplaced genomic scaffold, ASM990537v1 ctg8591, whole genome shotgun sequence genome:
- the LOC141705141 gene encoding S-type anion channel SLAH3-like has protein sequence MTIKEECDDVEAVRVNFFRGFRFSLAWWAYTFPMTGAATATLRYSLEVSNVITKSLSIILCVVVTFTVTALLVTTIFHAFVPKDLFPNDIAIAISDKRPNSVRKWYHRRNGSTDMKETENYLKFTDSNGKDIEACLKSSGSGDNEENTHVSAF, from the exons ATGACGATAAAAGAAGAATGTGATGATGTTGAG GCTGTTCGAGTTAATTTCTTCCGAGGATTCAG GTTTTCATTGGCTTGGTGGGCCTACACTTTCCCAATGACCGGTGCTGCCACTGCAACCCTTAGGTACTCACTTGAAGTCTCAAATGTTATAACCAAGTCACTGTCGATCATACTTTGTGTCGTTGTAACATTCACAGTGACAGCCCTGCTCGTGACAACAATTTTCCATGCTTTTGTGCCTAAAGACCTTTTCCCGAATGACATTGCCATTGCCATAAGTGACAAAAGGCCAAACTCTGTACGAAAATGGTACCATCGAAGAAATGGTAGCACAGATATGAAAGAAACCGAAAACTACCTCAAGTTTACAGACTCAAATGGCAAAGATATTGAGGCCTGTCTAAAATCTTCAGGTTCAGGCGACAATGAAGAAAATACCCATGTTTCAGCTTTCTAG